The sequence ACCACATCGTGGTGCAGACGACACTGTTCCTGGTGGTCGGTCTGATCGAGCGGCAAGCGGGCGCGTCCACGCTTCAGCGGCTGGGCGGGCTGGCCGCGGCCAGCCCGCTGCTGGCGTTCATCTTCGTTGTACCTGCACTCAATCTCGGTGGCATACCACCGTTTTCCGGCTTCATCGGCAAGGTCGCGCTGATGCAGGCGGGCGCCGACAGCGGTTCGGTGCTGGCCTGGATCCTGGTGGGCGGCAGCGTGGTGACCAGCCTGCTCACGCTGTACGTCGTGACCCGCGTGTGGACCAAGGCGTTCTGGCGGACCCGCACCGACGCCCCCGAGGGGCACCTGGCGGCGGCGACCCCGACGGTGCTGCTCGACGATTCGGAGGACGTGGAGTTCGCCGATCGCCTGCACGTCGGCCGCATGCCGGTCAGCATGCTGGTGCCCACCGGTGCGCTGATCCTGGTGGGCGTGGCCCTGACCGTGTTCGCGGGCCCGATCTTCGGCTACAGCGAACGCGCCGCCGATCAAGTGCTCAACCGCGACCTGTACATCAGCACCGTGCTGGGGGCGGATCGATGAGGGCCGTGCTGCTCCGGCTGAGCGTGCTGTTGGGCCTGATCCTGGTGTGGATGTTGTTGTGGGGCAGCATCTCTGCGGCGAACTTCGTCGGCGGCCTGGTGGTGGCGTTGGTGATCACGCTGCTGTTGCCGCTGCCGGTGGTGCCGGTCGAGGGGAAGGTGCACCCGCTGTCGTTGCTGCGCTTGATCATCCAGATAGCCTACTGGCTGGTGCGCTCATCCATCCAGGTCGCGTGGCTGGCCGTCCGGCCGGGACCGCCACCGGTCAGCGCGGTGTTGCGAGCCCACTTCGCGCTGAAATCCGATCTGGTGCTCGCGATGGCGGTGAACCTCATCAACCTCACCCCGGGCACGATCGCGCTCGAGGTGGACCAGGCGCGCCGGGTCGTCTACGTGCACGTGCTCAACGCCCGCACCGACCGCGCCATCCGGGAGTTCCACGACCAGATGGCGATGTTGGAGCGGCTGTTGAAAACGGCGCTGGAACGCGACGAGGACTGGCGGCCGGCGGCCGACAAGGAGGCCGCGTGAGTTACGTGTGGATGATCGCCGGGGTGCTGATCAGCGCGGCCGCGGTGGTCACGATGTACCGGATGCTGGGAGGCCAGAGCACGCTGGACCGGCTGGTCGCCTTGGATACCCTGACGGCGGTGACGATGTGCGGCATCGGGACCTGGGCGGCGTTCAGCCAGGACTCCACCGTCACCTATCCCATGGCCGCGATCGCGTTGATCTCATTCGTCGGCACGATCAGCGTGGCACGCTTCCGCGTGCGCGACGTCGAGCGT comes from Mycolicibacterium pulveris and encodes:
- a CDS encoding Na+/H+ antiporter subunit E — translated: MRAVLLRLSVLLGLILVWMLLWGSISAANFVGGLVVALVITLLLPLPVVPVEGKVHPLSLLRLIIQIAYWLVRSSIQVAWLAVRPGPPPVSAVLRAHFALKSDLVLAMAVNLINLTPGTIALEVDQARRVVYVHVLNARTDRAIREFHDQMAMLERLLKTALERDEDWRPAADKEAA
- a CDS encoding monovalent cation/H+ antiporter complex subunit F → MSYVWMIAGVLISAAAVVTMYRMLGGQSTLDRLVALDTLTAVTMCGIGTWAAFSQDSTVTYPMAAIALISFVGTISVARFRVRDVERPRGGRGMR